A window of the Virgibacillus pantothenticus genome harbors these coding sequences:
- a CDS encoding ROK family protein: protein MKYAIGIDIGGTKVAAGIVNEYGDLIQQEIVSSDPADKEAMFASVVRCVEQLMNHSSIPIEEIYGIGAGLPGKVDRERGVAVYQNNLPWDNFPFTDRLQKAVGIERIVIDNDVYMAAFAEWKKAAMTKQELLVYITISTGISCSIIQGGEYIRGAGFAGELGLVPVYSKMSNEPLQRLESAASGPAMQLQARNVYANDQVLTKDIFANYLAGDDEAQHLIKEMVSVLTQGVYMVHSLLDPHKIIFGGSVAIHNPWLLELIKAKLQTYLLAEQSHILDSMEISKLNNVQGVIGAGLRACMLVKCTSQKT, encoded by the coding sequence ATGAAATACGCCATTGGGATTGATATTGGAGGAACAAAAGTCGCTGCTGGAATTGTAAATGAATATGGTGATTTAATCCAACAGGAAATAGTTAGCAGTGATCCTGCTGATAAAGAAGCAATGTTTGCTAGCGTTGTTCGGTGTGTAGAGCAGCTTATGAACCATTCCAGCATTCCGATTGAAGAAATATATGGCATTGGTGCAGGTCTACCAGGAAAGGTAGACCGTGAGCGAGGAGTTGCTGTTTATCAGAATAATTTACCCTGGGACAATTTTCCTTTTACCGATCGACTACAAAAAGCAGTCGGTATAGAACGGATTGTAATCGATAATGATGTATATATGGCAGCATTTGCAGAGTGGAAAAAAGCCGCTATGACGAAACAGGAGCTACTCGTGTATATTACGATTAGTACAGGTATTTCCTGCTCCATTATTCAAGGAGGTGAATATATCCGTGGTGCTGGCTTTGCTGGAGAATTGGGATTAGTTCCTGTTTATTCTAAAATGAGTAATGAACCGCTGCAAAGGTTGGAAAGCGCTGCTTCTGGTCCAGCTATGCAGCTGCAAGCACGTAACGTTTATGCAAATGATCAAGTATTAACGAAGGATATTTTTGCTAATTATTTGGCAGGAGATGACGAGGCACAACATTTAATAAAAGAAATGGTATCTGTTCTGACACAAGGCGTTTATATGGTCCATAGTTTGTTAGATCCACACAAAATAATATTTGGTGGCAGTGTTGCTATCCATAATCCTTGGCTATTAGAGCTTATAAAGGCGAAGCTCCAAACATATTTGCTTGCTGAACAAAGCCATATTTTAGATAGTATGGAAATCAGCAAGTTGAATAATGTGCA
- a CDS encoding DUF6903 family protein → MKDKILLSAKVVFFLFCLFLIFYGQQTVGKWELFLQLVGLTGLLFLLWDYNRKFV, encoded by the coding sequence ATGAAGGATAAAATCTTATTAAGTGCAAAGGTTGTTTTCTTTCTTTTTTGCCTATTTCTCATATTTTACGGACAGCAAACGGTTGGCAAGTGGGAGTTGTTTTTGCAGCTTGTTGGACTAACTGGTCTCTTGTTTTTACTTTGGGACTATAACCGGAAATTTGTGTAA
- the gnpA gene encoding 1,3-beta-galactosyl-N-acetylhexosamine phosphorylase codes for MKKSTGRVTLPSQQNFLQETKELMERWGADAIRDSDGTKLDDEIKQLDAKIYTTYFVARNHNDFAKQHLEEMQQLYLMSQFYTATETTLEIPFLKGYFEEQIEPDYMHDPKVWWEVIDRSTGEVVSPDHWQVNEEKNSVIIKQVLPWHEYTVSFLAYMKWDPTQMYNHITNDWGDTPHDIPFDVRQPHSNKYVKEYLQQWLKENPDTDVVRFTTFFYHFTLIFNDLGKEKFVDWFGYGASVSVAALEAFAKEKGYRLRPEDIVDKGYYNTTFRVPSQAYLDYIDFIQQFVAKEVKELVDIVHDHNKEAMMFLGDNWIGTEPYGNYFSSIGMDAVVGSVGDGTTLRIIAEIPGVKYTEGRFLPYFFPDTFYEGNDPVIEANENWLTARRALMRKPLDRIGYGGYLSLAYQFPKFVDYVEKVTNEFREIYNNIHGTKPYIGLKVAVLNAWGKLRTWQTHIVAHGKWYKKAYSYQGVLEALSGSAVDVSFISFDDVIGNGVPDDVDIIINAGDAGTAFSGGERWKDVRLTSILREWVYQGGGFVGIGEPTAYHQEGRYFQLANVLGVDKELGFSLSTNKYFTEVTENHFIAEDVVAFDFGESMEHIYALNEATEIIEYSNGGVHLASSTFGKGRGVYIAGLPYSHENTRLLLRALYYAAHKEGEMKKWFASNVHCEVHAYPEIKKYAIINNSTETQITDVYDGSGNKRQVTLEASEIVWEDYS; via the coding sequence GTGAAAAAATCAACAGGAAGAGTAACATTACCAAGTCAGCAAAATTTTTTACAAGAAACGAAGGAATTGATGGAGCGTTGGGGGGCAGATGCAATCCGGGATAGTGATGGGACGAAGCTGGATGATGAGATAAAACAATTGGATGCAAAGATTTATACCACGTATTTTGTAGCACGGAACCATAATGATTTTGCCAAGCAGCACCTAGAGGAAATGCAACAGTTATATTTAATGTCGCAATTTTACACGGCAACGGAAACCACTTTGGAAATTCCATTTCTGAAAGGCTATTTTGAGGAGCAAATCGAGCCTGATTATATGCATGATCCAAAGGTGTGGTGGGAAGTAATAGACCGGTCAACTGGGGAGGTCGTTTCTCCTGATCATTGGCAAGTAAATGAAGAAAAAAATAGCGTAATCATTAAACAAGTTCTTCCGTGGCACGAATATACCGTTTCTTTCCTAGCTTATATGAAGTGGGATCCGACTCAGATGTATAATCACATCACGAATGATTGGGGAGATACGCCACATGATATCCCGTTTGACGTTCGTCAACCTCACTCTAACAAGTATGTGAAAGAATATTTGCAGCAATGGTTAAAGGAAAACCCGGACACAGATGTTGTTCGTTTCACTACGTTTTTCTATCATTTTACGCTTATTTTCAATGATTTAGGAAAAGAAAAATTCGTTGATTGGTTCGGCTATGGTGCAAGTGTTTCCGTTGCAGCCTTAGAAGCCTTCGCAAAGGAAAAGGGCTATCGTCTAAGGCCGGAAGATATTGTGGACAAAGGCTATTACAATACGACCTTCCGTGTTCCTTCCCAAGCTTACTTGGATTACATTGATTTTATCCAGCAGTTTGTTGCTAAGGAAGTAAAGGAATTAGTCGATATCGTCCATGATCATAATAAAGAAGCAATGATGTTTTTAGGAGATAATTGGATTGGAACAGAGCCTTATGGCAACTATTTTTCAAGTATAGGAATGGACGCAGTCGTTGGAAGTGTCGGAGATGGCACAACGCTGCGGATTATTGCCGAAATTCCTGGTGTGAAATATACAGAAGGAAGATTTCTACCCTATTTCTTCCCAGACACATTCTATGAGGGGAATGACCCAGTCATTGAGGCAAATGAAAATTGGTTAACAGCCCGCAGAGCACTCATGCGCAAGCCTTTAGATCGAATCGGCTATGGTGGCTATCTAAGCTTGGCTTATCAATTCCCTAAATTCGTTGATTATGTAGAAAAGGTTACTAATGAATTTCGTGAGATTTATAACAATATTCATGGTACCAAGCCATATATTGGATTAAAAGTAGCTGTCTTAAATGCGTGGGGTAAATTACGAACATGGCAAACACATATTGTCGCTCATGGGAAATGGTATAAAAAAGCTTATTCTTATCAGGGCGTATTAGAAGCGCTTAGTGGATCAGCTGTGGATGTCTCGTTTATTAGCTTTGATGATGTTATAGGTAACGGGGTCCCAGATGATGTGGATATTATTATTAATGCGGGTGATGCAGGTACTGCATTTTCAGGTGGAGAAAGATGGAAGGATGTTAGATTAACCTCTATCCTTCGAGAATGGGTGTACCAAGGTGGAGGATTCGTTGGAATAGGTGAACCAACTGCATATCATCAGGAAGGGCGCTATTTCCAACTGGCTAATGTTTTAGGAGTTGATAAAGAATTGGGCTTTAGCTTATCGACGAATAAATATTTTACCGAAGTAACGGAGAACCATTTTATTGCTGAAGATGTAGTAGCATTTGATTTTGGCGAAAGTATGGAACATATCTATGCTCTGAACGAAGCAACAGAAATTATCGAGTACTCGAATGGTGGGGTTCATCTAGCTAGTTCAACCTTTGGGAAGGGTAGAGGCGTTTATATTGCAGGTTTACCGTATAGTCACGAGAATACAAGACTGTTGTTGCGAGCTTTGTATTATGCTGCTCATAAAGAGGGAGAAATGAAAAAATGGTTCGCTTCTAATGTGCATTGTGAAGTACATGCTTATCCAGAAATTAAAAAATATGCCATCATTAATAACTCTACAGAGACGCAAATTACTGATGTTTATGATGGGTCTGGAAACAAACGTCAAGTTACGTTAGAGGCAAGTGAAATAGTATGGGAGGACTATTCATGA
- a CDS encoding carbohydrate ABC transporter permease has translation MKNSKKISLDGLMRVFIYVALITLAVSIIVPVAWVFLASIKQNKEFYGSPWSLPEGIHLANFVEAFQEAQMGEYLLNSVLVTAMALLILLLVALPASYALSRFEFRGNRLINSIVKAGLFINVSYIAVPIFLMLLDWDTGLKAMLGNDLLLNNRFMLALIYASTALPFTIYLLSSYFKTLPADFEEAASIDGAGYYRTMFSVMFPMAAPSIVIVILFNFLLFWNEYILALTLMPASNQTLPVGLLNLMAAERSAVNYGPMYAGMVIVMLPTLILYIMVQKRLTQGMTVGGVKG, from the coding sequence ATGAAAAACTCAAAAAAAATTAGTCTGGATGGGCTAATGAGGGTATTTATCTATGTTGCATTAATAACATTGGCAGTCTCGATTATTGTTCCAGTCGCATGGGTGTTTTTAGCATCGATTAAGCAAAATAAAGAGTTTTATGGCAGTCCTTGGTCACTTCCAGAAGGAATTCATCTTGCCAACTTTGTCGAAGCTTTTCAAGAAGCGCAAATGGGTGAGTACTTATTAAATTCGGTACTCGTTACAGCAATGGCTTTACTCATTTTATTACTAGTAGCTTTACCAGCATCCTATGCGTTATCCAGATTCGAGTTTAGAGGAAATCGTTTGATTAATTCTATCGTCAAAGCAGGATTGTTCATTAATGTTAGTTATATTGCGGTGCCGATTTTCTTAATGCTGTTAGACTGGGATACGGGTTTAAAAGCTATGTTAGGAAATGATCTGTTACTAAATAACAGGTTTATGTTGGCATTGATTTATGCTTCAACCGCTTTACCGTTTACGATTTATTTATTATCCAGCTATTTCAAAACGCTTCCAGCTGATTTTGAAGAAGCAGCAAGCATCGATGGTGCAGGCTATTATCGGACGATGTTTTCCGTTATGTTTCCGATGGCAGCACCTAGTATCGTGATCGTCATCTTATTTAATTTTTTATTGTTTTGGAATGAATATATATTAGCATTGACGTTAATGCCAGCAAGCAATCAAACATTGCCAGTAGGCTTGTTGAATTTGATGGCTGCTGAGCGTTCAGCAGTTAACTATGGACCAATGTATGCAGGTATGGTAATCGTCATGCTTCCTACATTAATTTTATATATTATGGTGCAGAAACGTTTAACACAAGGAATGACAGTTGGCGGAGTGAAAGGATAG
- a CDS encoding carbohydrate ABC transporter permease: MSKSKSRQVFIGVCVAPALILLIVFMFMPTFEVFRMSLYSWGGFSNTQQFVGFDNFKLLWNDMTFIRSFQNSIFLIVVVAIVTFAFAVFFAAILTKENVKGGNFFRIIFYIPNILSIVVIAGIFSAVYDPSGGLLNSVLDIFSLENLQQMWLGDQKIVIYSLAAALVWQAIGYYMVMYMSSMAAIPPSFYEAASLEGASKIKQFTSITLPLVWNNIRTTLTFFIISTINLSFLLVKAMTGGGPDGSTEVFLSYMYDQAYGNSTFGYGMAIGVIVFLFSFLLASIVSRITKRDVLEY; the protein is encoded by the coding sequence ATGAGCAAATCGAAATCACGTCAGGTATTTATTGGTGTCTGCGTTGCGCCGGCGCTAATTTTATTAATCGTCTTCATGTTTATGCCAACATTTGAAGTTTTTCGTATGTCGCTTTATAGTTGGGGCGGATTTTCCAACACGCAGCAATTTGTTGGCTTCGATAATTTTAAATTGCTTTGGAATGATATGACGTTTATTCGTTCCTTTCAAAACTCTATTTTTCTTATCGTCGTCGTAGCTATTGTGACCTTTGCGTTTGCCGTTTTTTTTGCAGCCATTTTAACCAAAGAAAACGTAAAGGGCGGAAATTTTTTCAGGATCATTTTTTACATCCCTAATATTTTATCAATTGTTGTTATTGCAGGGATTTTTTCAGCAGTCTATGATCCGTCCGGCGGTCTATTAAATAGTGTTTTAGATATATTTAGCCTGGAAAATCTCCAGCAAATGTGGTTAGGGGATCAAAAAATTGTAATTTATAGCTTGGCTGCAGCTTTAGTTTGGCAAGCGATCGGATATTATATGGTGATGTATATGTCAAGTATGGCGGCTATCCCGCCAAGTTTTTACGAAGCAGCTTCGTTAGAAGGAGCGAGTAAAATCAAACAGTTTACCAGTATTACCTTACCTTTAGTTTGGAACAACATTCGAACAACGCTAACCTTCTTTATTATTAGTACGATTAATTTAAGCTTTTTGCTAGTGAAAGCCATGACCGGCGGAGGACCTGATGGTTCAACAGAAGTATTTCTTTCGTACATGTATGATCAGGCATATGGCAACTCTACGTTTGGTTACGGAATGGCTATAGGGGTTATTGTATTTCTGTTCTCCTTCTTGTTAGCATCGATTGTCAGCAGGATAACGAAACGAGATGTATTAGAGTATTAA
- a CDS encoding carbohydrate ABC transporter substrate-binding protein — translation MKRMKFLLTVSIIFVIFTLTACSNKDQAGDKSEAKEDSGEKTTLHVAALESAYGKEMWENIVQSYEKVNPDVTVELQIEKNLEEVVRPNMQAGDYPDVLLLATNREEALTETLIKEDGVENITDVLDMQVPGEETTVNEKLLEGFTDTLATNPYADGETYLAPMFYSPTGLFYNAGLFEEKGWEVPKTWDEMWELGDKAKEEGIALFTYPTSNYFDTLIGSMLYAAGGTDFYSSAMTYEDGIWESKEATQVLETVEKLAEYVHPNTVANANPNDFTKNQQLVLDNKALFMPNGNWVVDEMKEAPRAENFAWGMASIPAFEDGGNRYAFTFFEQIWIPKEAENKGAAKEFIAYMYSDEAADTFLEAGAVQPIKDITEKLSGQKQTFYSIYDAEGVLPAMGTFASTKPVPGANMGDTLYGSIDSVISGDMTYKDWQKKMEEVSDKLRPAMN, via the coding sequence ATGAAAAGAATGAAGTTTTTATTAACTGTTTCCATTATTTTCGTTATTTTTACTTTGACGGCGTGTTCAAATAAGGATCAAGCAGGAGATAAGTCAGAGGCTAAAGAAGACAGCGGCGAAAAAACAACCTTACATGTAGCAGCGTTAGAATCTGCTTATGGTAAAGAAATGTGGGAAAACATTGTCCAATCCTATGAAAAAGTAAATCCAGATGTAACAGTTGAATTACAAATCGAAAAGAATCTGGAAGAAGTGGTACGACCAAATATGCAGGCTGGGGACTATCCAGATGTGTTATTGTTAGCTACAAACAGAGAAGAAGCTCTAACAGAAACTTTAATTAAAGAAGATGGAGTAGAAAACATCACCGACGTATTAGATATGCAAGTACCTGGAGAAGAGACTACTGTAAATGAAAAATTATTAGAAGGCTTTACAGACACACTTGCTACAAATCCTTATGCAGATGGAGAAACTTATTTAGCTCCTATGTTCTACAGCCCTACAGGTTTATTCTACAATGCAGGTCTATTTGAAGAAAAAGGCTGGGAAGTTCCAAAAACATGGGATGAAATGTGGGAATTAGGAGATAAGGCTAAAGAAGAAGGTATTGCCTTATTCACGTATCCAACAAGTAACTATTTTGATACATTAATCGGTTCGATGTTGTATGCTGCTGGTGGAACTGATTTTTATAGTTCGGCTATGACATATGAAGATGGCATTTGGGAATCTAAAGAAGCGACACAAGTATTAGAAACGGTTGAAAAATTGGCAGAATATGTGCATCCAAATACAGTAGCAAATGCAAATCCAAATGATTTCACCAAAAATCAGCAGCTTGTGTTAGACAATAAAGCTTTGTTTATGCCAAATGGTAACTGGGTTGTCGATGAGATGAAAGAAGCTCCAAGAGCAGAAAACTTTGCATGGGGAATGGCTTCGATTCCGGCATTTGAAGATGGTGGCAACCGCTATGCATTTACTTTCTTTGAACAAATTTGGATTCCAAAAGAAGCAGAAAATAAAGGAGCAGCAAAAGAGTTTATCGCGTATATGTATTCCGATGAAGCAGCGGATACGTTCTTAGAAGCTGGAGCTGTACAGCCAATTAAAGACATCACGGAAAAATTAAGCGGTCAAAAACAAACTTTCTACAGCATTTATGATGCTGAAGGCGTACTTCCAGCAATGGGAACTTTTGCATCAACGAAACCAGTTCCTGGTGCAAATATGGGTGACACATTATACGGAAGTATTGACAGTGTTATAAGTGGTGATATGACGTATAAAGATTGGCAGAAGAAAATGGAAGAAGTAAGTGACAAGTTAAGACCAGCTATGAATTAA
- a CDS encoding AraC family transcriptional regulator gives MSYEVYQIKDSKHEKPPFKLLYITHSKYDKGWHSTQHTHHFSELFYIVKGKGSFVLVDQEIPIKENDLVIINPNVEHTEKSNLHDSLEYIALGIEGLFFSSADKRNHLGLYRFQVDRNNILFYLNRLLEEIQLSKENYEIICQNIIEIMIIKLQRDKKLTINQTASPNINKASAFIMYYINQNYRDSITLDKLAEVGHINKYYLAHTFKKDMGISPIEYLNRVRIKEAKLMLETTDYSIAHIAAFTGFSSQSFFTQAFKRLTSQTPSKYRKEMRANS, from the coding sequence GTGTCATATGAAGTCTATCAAATCAAAGATTCCAAGCATGAAAAGCCACCATTTAAACTTCTATATATTACGCATTCCAAATACGATAAAGGCTGGCATAGTACACAGCATACGCATCATTTTTCCGAGCTGTTCTATATTGTGAAAGGGAAAGGCTCATTTGTACTTGTTGATCAAGAGATTCCGATTAAAGAAAATGATTTAGTCATTATCAATCCAAACGTCGAGCATACGGAGAAATCCAACTTGCATGATTCACTTGAATATATTGCTTTAGGAATAGAAGGCCTATTCTTTAGCAGTGCGGATAAGAGAAACCATCTAGGATTGTATCGTTTTCAAGTGGATCGAAACAATATCCTGTTTTATTTAAACAGGCTATTAGAAGAGATACAGTTATCTAAAGAAAACTATGAAATTATTTGCCAAAACATTATAGAAATCATGATTATTAAACTTCAAAGAGACAAAAAGCTTACTATTAATCAAACAGCGTCGCCGAACATTAATAAAGCTTCCGCATTTATTATGTATTATATTAACCAGAATTATCGCGATAGCATAACATTGGATAAGCTGGCTGAGGTCGGGCATATAAATAAATATTATTTAGCACACACATTTAAAAAGGATATGGGAATATCCCCAATAGAATATTTAAACCGTGTGCGAATTAAAGAAGCAAAGCTTATGTTAGAAACGACAGATTATTCTATTGCTCATATTGCTGCCTTCACTGGCTTTTCATCGCAGTCTTTTTTTACGCAAGCGTTCAAACGGTTAACGTCGCAGACCCCATCGAAATATCGGAAAGAAATGAGAGCGAATTCATAA